The proteins below are encoded in one region of Rana temporaria chromosome 2, aRanTem1.1, whole genome shotgun sequence:
- the LOC120929281 gene encoding keratin, type II cytoskeletal cochleal-like encodes MSHRSILASSGHKHFSSGSVSLPKHSSSHSFLSHSSKNVHQTKHCFSSKSDHYVGSKGPKISMGSFHTGKSGHGHGSGSGIVGHGHGFRGMSGSGGITSVTVNQGLLAPLNLEIDSNIQRVRTEEKNQIKGLNNKFASFIDKVRFLEQQNKMLETKWSILQDQNTARSQIEPLFEAFIGNLRRQLENLECERARLDAERNSMESTVEEIRRRYEDEVNRRTGAENEFVSLKRDVDAAFMNKAELQAKADSLSDEISFLRTLYDAEINQLQAQISDTSVLVSMDNSRDLDINGIIAEVRAQYEEVANRSRAEAEAMYQSRFEDLRMAAGRNGNDLQNSQNEIANLNRTIQKLKGEIECAKSQRAALEAAIREAEESGEAAVRDAKQKLSELEAALQKAKQDMARQLREYQELMNVKLALDIEIATYKKMLEGEEHRIGAEGHVNISVLHSSTGGKHHSSGKSHEAGGHHHQQQHHHHHKGGFSSRSHVPTSKHHSSHGHHC; translated from the exons ATGTCTCACCGCTCCATCCTGGCCTCTTCTGGACACAAGCACTTCAGTTCTGGTTCTGTTTCTTTACCCAAACATTCCAGCTCACACAGCTTCTTATCACACTCTTCTAAAAATGTTCACCAGACCAAGCATTGTTTCAGCAGCAAGAGTGATCATTATGTTGGGTCAAAGGGACCTAAGATTTCAATGGGAAGTTTCCATACAGGAAAAAGTGGACATGGACATGGATCTGGATCTGGTATTGTTGGACATGGTCATGGATTTAGAGGAATGTCTGGTTCTGGAGGGATCACATCAGTTACTGTTAACCAGGGTCTTCTAGCTCCTCTGAATCTGGAAATTGACTCAAACATCCAAAGAGTTAGAACAGAAGAAAAGAACCAAATTAAGGGCCTGAATAATAAATTTGCCTCCTTTATTGACAAG GTAAGATTTTTGGAACAGCAGAACAAGATGCTGGAGACCAAATGGTCTATTCTACAAGATCAGAACACAGCAAGATCTCAGATTGAACCTTTGTTTGAGGCTTTTATTGGCAACCTCAGGAGACAGCTGGAGAATCTAGAATGTGAGAGAGCTCGCCTGGATGCAGAGAGGAACAGCATGGAGAGCACTGTAGAAGAAATAAGGAGAAG ATATGAAGATGAAGTCAACAGAAGAACAGGTGCCGAGAATGAATTTGTTTCTCTGAAGagg GATGTTGATGCTGCTTTCATGaacaaagctgaacttcaggccaAGGCCGACTCCCTGAGCGATGAGATCAGCTTCCTTAGGACCCTGTATGATGCG GAAATCAATCAACTACAAGCTCAGATTTCAGACACCTCAGTTCTTGTGTCCATGGACAACAGCCGAGACCTAGACATCAATGGTATCATCGCTGAAGTCAGAGCTCAATATGAAGAGGTCGCTAACAGAAGTAGAGCCGAGGCTGAAGCCATGTACCAATCCAGG TTTGAAGATCTGCGAATGGCAGCTGGAAGAAATGGAAATGATCTGCAGAACAGCCAAAATGAGATTGCGAATCTCAATCGAACAATTCAGAAGCTTAAGGGTGAAATTGAATGTGCTAAATCCCAG CGTGCTGCACTTGAAGCTGCCATCAGGGAAGCTGAGGAAAGTGGTGAAGCTGCTGTCAGGGATGCCAAGCAAAAATTGTCTGAATTGGAAGCTGCCCTACAGAAGGCCAAACAGGACATGGCTCGCCAACTAAGAGAATACCAGGAACTGATGAATGTTAAACTGGCTCTGGATATTGAGATTGCCACTTATAAGAAAATGCTGGAAGGAGAAGAGCACAG GATAGGTGCGGAGGGACATGTAAACATTT CTGTCCTGCACTCCAGCACTGGAGGAAAACACCATTCTTCAGGAAAGTCCCATGAAGCTGGTGGCCACCACCACCAACAGCAACACCACCATCATCATAAGGGAGGGTTCAGCTCCagaagccatgtccccacaagCAAGCATCACTCCAGCCATGGACATCACTGCTAA